The following coding sequences are from one Coffea arabica cultivar ET-39 chromosome 11e, Coffea Arabica ET-39 HiFi, whole genome shotgun sequence window:
- the LOC113718926 gene encoding probable calcium-binding protein CML25 produces the protein MGLKSLFNRKKKRLQQSPSAANPSPMQSRSSSVQSRARIEEELEQVFKKFDVNGDGKISASELGQIMGSLGYPTTDEELHKLMNEADSDGDGFIDLQEFIELNTKDIDSDEVMENLKDAFSVFDIDKNGSISADELQNVLKSLGEECSLAECRKMICGVDADGDGMICFEEFKVMMMMGSRFDSSEPKA, from the coding sequence ATGGGATTAAAATCATTGTTCAAtcgaaagaaaaagagattgcAACAATCACCTTCAGCAGCAAATCCATCACCAATGCAGTCAAGATCGTCATCAGTTCAATCCAGAGCGAGAATTGAGGAGGAACTCGAGCAGGTTTTCAAGAAATTTGACGTCAATGGTGATGGAAAGATCTCTGCATCTGAACTTGGCCAAATAATGGGGAGCCTTGGCTATCCTACGACAGATGAAGAGTTGCATAAGTTGATGAATGAGGCAGATTCAGATGGAGATGGATTCATTGATTTGCAAGAATTTATCGAACTCAATACGAAAGATATCGATTCGGATGAAGTCATGGAGAATCTCAAGGATGCATTCTCTGTTTTCGATATAGACAAGAATGGCTCAATCTCTGCTGATGAATTGCAGAATGTATTGAAGAGTCTTGGTGAAGAATGTTCATTGGCTGAATGCAGAAAGATGATTTGTGGGGTTGATGCAGATGGTGATGGGATGATCTGTTTTGAGGAGTTTAAGGTTATGATGATGATGGGATCACGTTTTGATTCTTCTGAGCCTAAGGCTTAA